The genomic window TACGAGACAGCAGGGTGTGTTGTCTGAGTAGAGCTATAGAGTGTTCGTCACATTTGTGGGACAATTCTGATCAACTTCTTAAACAAGAGATACATTCATTGttaactttttttaatgtacagttTCAGTTTTCTCTGATAGTTAAAAAATCACAAAACAACCAGTTCCAGATGTCTACCTGCCCTTCGCAAAggatctacacacacacagacacacatcagTCTAGTCCTCCATATCCTCGTCAAAGTGGCCTGGTGTCGGTCCACAGCCTCTGACAATCTGGAGTCAATAACTATTCTTGCTGCTCTATCAGAAGTGCTGTCACATCTGATGATGTTACTCCTGTGCGTAATGAATCCAACGCCACGTGTGACCATCTTTCGTGCTATGATCAAACCTGTTCACTCAACAGTTTTCATTTCCTTCTCATTTCTCCAAGTCCTACAATTTAACCTCACCGAGTTTTTCTTCCAAATCTTGACATTATGCCTTACCTTGTACATCCATAGTTACTTTCACCACACCAAGATCTGGTGCAGCAAAGTCAGTTtataaactgaaaatgaaaaaaacatctaaaatcATAGCCTAAATGTTGTTATTGTGTGCTGGTGTTACTAaactaatataaatatatatgtgataTCAGGCAGATGTGTGGCTTCTTAGAGCCAACCTCAGAAATGTTTTAGCTGAAACAAGGCCTTTAatgagatatatatacacacacaaagtttATACTCTGTTTCAGACATatgttaattaatatttatgatatttactttttaaaagcaGTTAGCAGTGGCATCCCATTCGGATGACAAAGTGGAGAGGATGCGGGCAGGGGCGGTTTTATGGTTATATGTAATGGTAGGCTATAATCATGCACCCCCAGTGCAGAGGTGGTCCTGCTGATGGACTCCAACGGGAAGCACCTGGATACACGCAGGCTGTTCCCGGGCCGTCGAGGGACCAGCGCGCCCTGCTTGTGGGCCACAAGAAGGCTAGTGGACTGAATAGCATCAGCCATGAGATGttcaaacacagcagcccagAGTTGCAGGAAGCTGTGCTTCAATTATTCAACCTGGTTCTGTGTTCAGGCTGCTTCCCTGACATCTGGACCCAGGGGCTGATCACCCAAATATACAAGAGCGGAGACAAATTCGACCCCAacaactaccggggcatctgtgtgagcagcaacctgtggaaggtgttctgcagtatcattaatgcccagatactggccttccttatcgagcacagtgtcctgagtaagagtcagattgtcTTTGTACCAAATCACCgcactacagatcatatttacaccctacacaccctcatagacaaacatgtaaaacaaaaaagcaatggTAAAAGATTTGCCTGTTTCATTGACTTCAAAAAAGCTTTTGTTTCCATTTGGCATGAAGGACTATATTATAGATGACTTCAAAGTGGTGTAGTGGTTAAAGTTTATGATGGAATAAAATCAATACAGGGAGAAAACAAGTGTGGAATAAGGATTGGGGAGGTCTGCAGCCCCTGGCCTCACCCTATACGATGAGGAGATCAAATTCCTGCTCTGcgcagatgacctggtgctgctgtagcccacagagcaggggcttcggCAGCAGCTGGCACTGCTAGAGCAGCACTGCCAGACCTGGGCCACGAAAAAGACCAAAATAATGATCTTCCCACAAAAGCCCAGatgtcaggagagcagataccgcCCTGGAACACACCCTGAGCTACGATTACATCGGACTGAATTGACAAatatgagaaaaaataaaaatggccctggctgcccaatatgtggccgcctgccacagcctgaggggcacagagacacagcagcaccggctgtaaataaaatggaaatactcgtttgtactgtacgtcattgtatttcaaaaaggaatctggaaatagtaaacctatttgctttatttctatgtaaaaaagatcatttatatttgaattaagtttttttctgtactttaatacatcttattgtgatttataattatattgtttattttccatatctgCATGTATGACCAATTGCTTTGataatacaaatgtgtttgtcATGGCAATTCAGTACCTTGAGTTgaatggaattgaattgaaagaattacaataattaaataaagaattaaatcagaattaaaataaaacccaaaCCCGACACGGGCGGGGCTGTTGAGGACACAGACAGGGGTTATATTATAAAAGTTGCTCGTTTATGCCACAGAAAGTGGTTTTCAAGCAAATCCAATTTTCAAAAGGAGGCGCATCCAATTATGGAAACCGGATGATGTGGGCTGGGGCAGCTGCCTGTCTGACTGCGCGCACTTGTGCCGAGTTAGACCGACTTCCTCCGGCAGCTGGGCAGGGTTTCTCCGCAGACGCAGCGCGATGTAAGTGGCTTCATTGTGCCTCATTGTGTTACTTTGTTTCTGCAGATGTTGCGTCTGAATGTGGCTGCTTTTCTGCAGACGTGCTGCGGTTGTGTGCTCAGTGTCGGGGTGGACAGCTGTGGGCGCAGCAGCTCGTCATGTTTGGGGCGCCACGCATTTCTCtggctgtttttgtgttgtttttcccaGTTTCTTTGTCCACTGGACGTGTGATTTCCCACACAGTCGAGGTGTTGCGCTGAAGGCGAATGGGAAGAGTGGAGCAAAAGTGATAACGGTTGGGAGGCTGgatttcataaacatggaagCAATATTAATAAGCACTGTTTAAAAATCTTACGGAGAAACGGTTGATCGGCATTGATCAGAAGTGAACGCATACAGGCGCACATTGTACGTGCGCTGTGAGAAGTTAACGAACAGGGGGGCGACGTGTCGGACGGGACGCCCCTCTTATGCAACAAACAGTCGCGCTGCCGTGTTGACACTTTCTgttgcttaataataataataagaagaagaatagtaataataactgCATTGTTTAAAGtgataataatgtattcatcTTTCCAAACTACACTTTTAGTACAACGGCAACTAGCACTACAAACTCATTTTCCGAAACGCATGGATTTGCCGATAGTATCTTTATTGAAAGGTGAACTGTACTTGCTTTGCACAATACAAAATGGATACATGTGAGCACTTAACGTTTGCCCGCTAATCGACATGTGTGGGAATacatctataataataataataatgcaaattatAGCGAACAGTTTTTTTAGATTATGTAAATGACAAGCCACATGACCTGGGTTATCAGCTggttatgtattttatactatAATGTGATCATCCAATTACCTCTGGAGGAAAACTATATGATACACAGTGATCCTCAGCCCCTCTCATCTCATGGTGTGGAAGAGAGAACCTTTCCTTTCAAGCTGTTGACTGTTCTGCACCCCCCTCAGCACCACTCCCAGCCCTCCTGCTCAGAGCGACAAGGGAGTGCCACACCGGTATCCACTCCAGACTGCTTTATAGCTCCGATGACAGTGCAGTTATCATAAGAAAGCCCAGCAGCTGCAGCAAACATCAAAGAGCCTCTGCTGGTGCCAGACTAATGATGTTCTGAGTCTCTGCTTCCTGTGTGCGTGCCCAGCAGCCACGCCACCACGGTCAGGGTTTTCATGTGCTAGtcatcatatatatattctttcctTACAGAGTTGTCCCCGTGTGCCAGCTCTCTTCCTTGTCGGACGTTTCTGAGCCACGCTGCCCCTGGAGGGAGCCAACCTTCTTGTCTCGTGCAGATGGCTCTCCTGTTCCCAGCCAGGCAGTAGTAGGTGCCCTCGTGGTGCCAACCCAGGGCGGGGAGACTGAGGTGCTCGATATCCTGACCGATTGGCACCAGACAACAATACCCGTTATTAAAGCAGCACGAGAGCCAAGGACGGGAAGGAGGTGTTCCTGTTCAGGAAGGGAGAGAACAAGGGGGTGAGGGGCGTATGGGACACAGCTACACACTCGCCTTGCGGTTGTGCTTTCTGACTTACGAGTGTGTGATGAGACACCTGAGTGAAGAGGAAATGCCAGGCTGTCCGTCTGTGGGGGCCGAGTGACCGTGGAGCCCCGGACGCCTCCCCCAGTGCAGAAGAGACGTGGGGTCAGCCACCTGCTTTGACAGCAAGTCAGACTCATTATAAAAGAGTTCCTCCAGTTCACAACCTGTCCGACTTCCTCCAGGAATTACCTCGCGCTCCTCAGGTGGGACCGTGAGCCCCGACGGGCCGGCGCTGCTCCGTGCTGTGGAGTGGAACACGCACAGATTCCAGTTCTAGAGCTCGACCAGCAAACACAGACAGTCGTACAAAAACTGTACAGCTACTCCCATCGGAAACAACAGCCACAAGCACGTGATTCCCGGAGCCCCGCAGacagggaggaagaggaggagccgGGGAGTCTCACCCGAGCCCGCCTGCCGGGATGCCGTGCGCACACAACGCGGTGATCTCCGTTGGGGTGGTCTTGATGGTGGCGGGGGTGCTGATGTTCACGTGCCTGAACACCCCCAGCGGCATCTTGCCCAGCGTGGTGGGCATGTTCGGGCTGCCGCTGGGCCTGTTCGGCACCATCCTCATGGTGTTCGGGATGTACATGGCCATGAAGGCGCGCAACGTGGCCACCACGGGTTACTTCTCCCATCACATCGGCAACTGCACCCGCTTCCACGACAACCAGTCAGACATCATCCAGAGGTGGGTGGGGGCTGGGGAGGcgttcttatttatttctgttgttgGGGGTGAGGGGTTTCTTTCAGTGCCTTGTCAGGGGATGTGAGGGGAGCCATAGGTTCCACATTGAGCTTGATCCAGTGGATCCAGTTGTCTTAGGGCGTTAGTGATGTAAGATCCTCTTTacactgtgctgcactgtggCCCTGCAGATTGGCATTTAGACACCCTTTAAATGGAcgaacggacacacacacacacacacacacacgcacacacacgtttGATCAGTGCGTAAGATCCATGTTTTCAGATAGGTGAAGCGTTGAGCCCTACAACCCAGAGTTTGTTGGCTTTGGCGCAGGAGCCCAGGAGATGCCCCTAGTTCGGCACAGTTTATGCAGACTGCTGCACTGCAGTAAACATAACTCCACTCTGAAAACGGCTCCGTCGTCCTGCGGTTCACTGTGGATTCCCGCTCAGACTGGGATCCACTGTCACCAGCTAGAGGTGGCAATGTTGTGGACGGGCACTAAACTAGTTGCCCAGGGTGTTACCAGGTCAATGAGCAAGAGCCAAGGAGCCACACTGAACCAGTCCTGGTTAGTTTTGAGCTGCAGCGCAGGACGTGGGGTGGTGGGGTGTGTGGCCCTCAGGAGCCACTCGGCCGCCCGTCTCTGTGTTGAACCTCTGAGCCATGCAGCAGCAGCCTTGTCCACAGCCCCCCCCGACTCCCAGAGAGAGGCTGTGTTTGTGATACAGGCGGGGCTTCGGGCTTTATAGGAAGTGTGATTTAAAGGGTGCCATTTTGTGACTCAggagatttatatttaaatcttgattgattgatttattttaatcacgcattctttcaaaaacaaagacgaAAGACAGGAGCTCCCTTAGAGACACTGATATCTTGTTTCAGTGAGAATCTCGAATCGGCCGGTAGAAGAGGCTCCTTATCTTCAGGATAAACACAGCGACGCTCCCGGCTTGAGCCCAGATTCCTCAGATCCCTGAGAGACAGGAGCCGTGCTGAGTGATTCCAGCGGGCGCTCGGCCTGCCTCCCCACTTCCTGCCTCCACACCGCTTTCCATAAACACCAAAACGACTGTTAACACTGCGCTGTGCAGGGTGCTGAGTCAGCATTTCagatccctctccctctctctctaattTGTGCTGCATGGTTCTCATAGCCTGATGAATCCCTCCTGTCTTGACTTTCCAGTTtcgtttcatttttttccaaatgaTTCTGTTGGACTCCTTCACCCCCTAGTCCACTATGCCCCCCCACTGACTCCGACCACAACAGCGGCTGATCTAAAAACAGCGCTCTGCATCTCACATCGCACACCAAGGCTCTCCAGCTGCCTCTCGGTTACGCCTGGCTCCACTGCCAATTGAAATGACGCATCTCTGTGCCAGCGCTACACAATAGAGTAGACCCGGGAAACTGCAGACAcgcacatgcatgcatacacgcGCACCCATGCACGACAactggaaaatgaaaacaatacacacacacacacaaagggcaGTTTAGTTTCATTCAGTGGAAACACATGCTAGGGGTGTCAGACAGAACAACAGAAAACCCCAGAATGCCGCTGGAAAGGCAACCCTAAAAACGAGGGAAGAGTCTTCTTGCCTGATATCGACTTTCCTTCCCTTCCAGGAGGCTGGAGCGGATGCGGTCTCTAGTGTCGGACAACAGGGAGCGCGCCCCGCCCCCCCCAAGGCACAGCCAGTACAGCGTGTCCGGCCTGCCGCCCCTCTGGGACCTGGACCCGCCTCCATCGTATGAGATGGTGATGAAGAGCACGATGCGCAGCTCTGACCTCTGACTCTGACTCCACACACAGAGGGGCTGTACggggggggcagagagagagagagagagagagagagagagagagagagagacactcttCACAGTCTGTTGTGAAACTCAGTGTAACCGTTTGTGTTTAACGTGTTTTCTTGCGATTTTTGGAATCACTGCTGTTCCAAGTCGAATTCCAGTCCAGTTTGGAAAATTGCTCTGATGCGTGTGTCCTTGAGACGCAGTGGACTGGAAAAGAGACGGCCAGGGGCCACACACGCCCGAATACTCGCTCACTCACCATTACCTGCAGGGTCAGGGGACTTTCCTCCCACACATTTGCCCGCAGGTGCCCCGCAGCCCCACACGTTGCCTGGCAGCGCTGCTCTGAGGCTGACGAGTTTAGGAGAAGCACAGCCGACGGGGTGGTATAGTGACACCGTATAACAGCACAGATTCTTGAAACGTGATACGAGCTCTCCAGGAAAGCACAGTCCAGCCGAGAGGAGGCAGAGAGTCAGAGGGGTAAGCAGGTGGAAAACATGTGCCAGTTTACCAGGGTGAACAATTGCCAGGGTTGTTCCCTTAAACAGGTCTCGTACAGTAGCGTTGATGCTGGCTCAGTGCTGGACAGCAGATTGGTGGCCACAGCTCTGCCAGAGACCGGGCTGCATGTGTGTGGGGGTTCAGCGTGGGTGGTGTGTGTCTGTTCCCCAGTGTGTGAGGGTCTCCCACTCCCTTGCCCCCAGGATTTTACCATTGTGTACTTTGGGAGGTCTCCTGTGGCCCTGGCCCCGCTGTGCAGGAGTTGCTCGTGCTCATCCAGGACCAGGGGCTCTACAAGACAGGGGGCCGTGcaatctggagaaaaaaaagataataaagAGTAGCGGCCCGAATGTTTATTCCTAAGTGCCTCGGACCGCAGCCTTTTATGGACGAACTCCCAGTGGACCCGTGACGGCCGGGCGCGTTCCTCATCAATCAGCCGTGTTGTTTGCAGGGAAGGGAAGGAGGCTGCTGGTATTTGGAGCCTGAGGTAATTCCCTGGCTCGTGCTCAGGGGTTCAG from Amia ocellicauda isolate fAmiCal2 chromosome 19, fAmiCal2.hap1, whole genome shotgun sequence includes these protein-coding regions:
- the LOC136714279 gene encoding uncharacterized protein LOC136714279, with protein sequence MPCAHNAVISVGVVLMVAGVLMFTCLNTPSGILPSVVGMFGLPLGLFGTILMVFGMYMAMKARNVATTGYFSHHIGNCTRFHDNQSDIIQRRLERMRSLVSDNRERAPPPPRHSQYSVSGLPPLWDLDPPPSYEMVMKSTMRSSDL